One genomic region from Prunus persica cultivar Lovell chromosome G3, Prunus_persica_NCBIv2, whole genome shotgun sequence encodes:
- the LOC18783520 gene encoding F-box/kelch-repeat protein At3g06240: MAFPEHLTADILSRLPAKSLVRFSSVRKEWQALIRDPHFISQHLNLNIAKEDQSGRLLVKYRCNVTRKNVISLLLHGTHGYMLSKLEIPSSVMDSHHLKLVGSCNGLLCLAHDKSAHLWSPMILLWNPAIREFSVLPDSVIDSVNDDDNVQARGIAHGFGYHPLIDDYKVVRIVSLSCFGNAWIRAEVYSSKMDCWQEVNTFHFEIYEHSCTALNGLLYWIAYGKGDRELIVSFDMCDDVFGELQLPDLSFLDTPMCTKLAELKQSLYLIVYTFSGRQREIYVWKMIEHDAEVFWKREWTIGPLLGIERPLGCGLYGEIYMESRKGDLVLYNPSSEEAKHIPICGLRCSLEVHFYVESLVSTKGQREVLQETNKRIM, encoded by the coding sequence ATGGCCTTTCCTGAGCATCTGACGGCTGACATTCTCTCAAGACTACCCGCCAAATCTCTGGTTCGGTTCAGCTCAGTACGCAAAGAATGGCAAGCTCTGATCAGAGACCCCCATTTCATTTCTCAGCACCTCAATCTCAATATTGCAAAAGAAGACCAAAGTGGACGCCTTCTGGTAAAGTACCGTTGCAATGTTACTCGTAAGAATGTTATTTCTCTGCTTTTACATGGCACACATGGTTACATGTTATCAAAATTGGAGATACCATCATCTGTAATGGATTCCCATCACTTGAAACTTGTGGGGTCTTGTAATGGCTTACTTTGTTTAGCTCATGATAAATCTGCCCATCTTTGGTCACCTATGATTTTGTTGTGGAACCCTGCTATAAGGGAATTTAGTGTCCTACCAGACTCAGTTATTGATTCTGtcaatgatgatgataatgtTCAGGCCCGTGGCATTGCCCACGGATTTGGGTACCACCCTCTTATTGATGACTATAAGGTTGTGAGGATTGTGTCTTTGTCTTGCTTTGGTAATGCTTGGATACGGGCGGAGGTGTATTCTTCAAAAATGGATTGTTGGCAGGAGGTTAATACTTTTCACTTTGAAATATATGAACATTCGTGCACGGCTCTGAACGGTTTGCTTTATTGGATTGCATATGGCAAGGGGGATCGTGAATTGATCGTATCGTTTGACATGTGTGATGATGTGTTTGGGGAATTGCAGTTGCCAGATTTAAGCTTTTTAGACACCCCGATGTGCACAAAACTGGCGGAATTAAAGCAATCTCTTTATTTGATAGTGTATACTTTTAGTGGGAGGCAAAGAGAGATTTATGTATGGAAAATGATTGAGCATGATGCTGAGGTTTTTTGGAAAAGGGAATGGACAATTGGACCCCTGCTTGGAATTGAGAGGCCACTGGGATGCGGTTTATATGGTGAAATTTATATGGAAAGTAGAAAAGGGGACCTGGTTTTGTATAATCCAAGTAGTGAAGAAGCTAAACACATTCCAATTTGTGGCCTTCGCTGTTCCTTAGAAGTCCATTTTTATGTGGAGAGCCTAGTTTCAACTAAAGGACAACGTGAAGTCTTACAAGAGACTAACAAGAGGATCATGTAG